One segment of Primulina tabacum isolate GXHZ01 chromosome 6, ASM2559414v2, whole genome shotgun sequence DNA contains the following:
- the LOC142549135 gene encoding uncharacterized protein LOC142549135 isoform X2, translating to MNSNNSANSSQDLHDKEPIDDNQPNKKKGRGASKLKIISDQDKRKEVERNELGRPIGDNSVKDAFFLGCMIKEFVPYSLDGWNDIDEKVKDKMWNCFQMNYKVEDWEKKSIFQKLAKLWRDIKSKLQILIREANTSRVASRNLSLLKPEFMDQNQWDLFVKRTLSPTFQEKSARFRAMREKQDHIHTMSRRGYTRLTHIMKQIQECPPESQNTTNIADDAISLVFRKEARGRVCGMGFGVTPSKLGAYVQQNDTVKQLQDMVHNLQQEMQEMKSMFLLSIRQQNQQEQVASGGIGSGIGNEFGSNSDINIGAKKSCDFDNVKKHLATAQSNLKNVNCGDICANSKCKLLHWSVDGLVVAEGRIASTDPNTKVHHVVFGGSCWKIWVDKVLVDKVDLIRSNDEMQFLDDAIGSMVAWLSKFVVLCDLYRFYRFLWIENLIIDIF from the exons ATGAACTCTAACAATTCAGCTAATTCATCCCAAGATTTGCATGATAAAGAACCGATTGATGACAACCAACCTAATAAGAAAAAAGGTCGGGGAGCATCAAAGTTGAAAATTATTAGTGATCAAGACAAGCGCAAAGAGGTGGAGCGTAATGAGTTAGGACGGCCGATTGGAGATAATTCAGTTAAAGACGCTTTTTTTCTAGGTTGCATGATAAAAGAATTTGTACCATATTCATTGGATGGATGGAATGACATAGATGAAAAAGTGAAGGATAAGATGTGGAATTGTTTTCAG ATGAATTATAAAGTTGAGGattgggaaaaaaaatcaatttttcaaaAGTTAGCTAAACTGTGGCGCGATATAAAATCAAAACTGCAAATACTTATACGAGAAGCTAATACAAGTCGAGTGGCTTCACGAAATCTCAGTCTTTTGAAGCCCGAATTTATGGACCAAAATCAGTGGGACTTGTTTGTAAAGAGGACACTATCACCTACCTTTCAA GAAAAGAGTGCAAGATTTAGAGCAATGAGGGAAAAACAAGACCACATTCACACAATGAGCCGGAGAGGTTATACTCGTTTGACTCACATTAtg AAACAAATACAAGAATGTCCACCTGAATCTCAAAACACAACTAACATTGCTGATGATGCAATTAGCCTTGTGTTTAGAAAGGAAGCTCGGGGTAGAGTGTGTGGGATGGGCTTTGGAGTTACACCATCAAAACTTGGAGCTTATGTACAGCAAAATGACACTGTTAAACAACTTCAAGATATGGTGCATAACCTTCAACAAGAAATGCAAGAAATGAAGTCCATGTTTTTACTAAGTATAAGACAAcaaaatcaacaagaacag GTTGCTAGTGGTGGAATTGGTAGCGGTATTGGGAATGAATTTGGTAGCAATAGTGATATCAATATTGGTGCAAAGAAAAGTTGTGATTTCGATAATGTTAAAAAACATCTTGCTACAGCTCAG TCAAATTTGAAGAATGTGAATTGTGGAGATATATGTGCTAATAGTAAATGTAAGTTGCTTCATTGGTCTGTTGATGGATTAGTTGTTGCAGAAGGTCGAATTGCATCTACAGATCCAAACACAAAAGTTCATCATGTTGTTTTTGGTGGATCTTGTTGGAAAATTTGGGTTGATAAGGTTTTGGTAGATAAAGTGGATCTAATTCGATCAAATGATGAAATGCAGTTTCTCGATGACGCAATAGGAAGCATGGTCGCGTGGTTATCTAAATTTGTAGTATTGTGCGATTTATATAGATTCTACAGATTTTTGTGGATTGAAAATTTAATCATTGATATTTTCTAG
- the LOC142549135 gene encoding uncharacterized protein LOC142549135 isoform X3, whose translation MSKMGKKCSKASADEIQEHVASRLSGMNSNNSANSSQDLHDKEPIDDNQPNKKKGRGASKLKIISDQDKRKEVERNELGRPIGDNSVKDAFFLGCMIKEFVPYSLDGWNDIDEKVKDKMWNCFQEKSARFRAMREKQDHIHTMSRRGYTRLTHIMKQIQECPPESQNTTNIADDAISLVFRKEARGRVCGMGFGVTPSKLGAYVQQNDTVKQLQDMVHNLQQEMQEMKSMFLLSIRQQNQQEQVASGGIGSGIGNEFGSNSDINIGAKKSCDFDNVKKHLATAQSNLKNVNCGDICANSKCKLLHWSVDGLVVAEGRIASTDPNTKVHHVVFGGSCWKIWVDKVLVDKVDLIRSNDEMQFLDDAIGSMVAWLSKFVVLCDLYRFYRFLWIENLIIDIF comes from the exons ATGAGTAAAATGGGCAAAAAATGTAGCAAAGCATCTGCAGATGAAATTCAa GAACACGTGGCTAGTAGATTATCAGGAATGAACTCTAACAATTCAGCTAATTCATCCCAAGATTTGCATGATAAAGAACCGATTGATGACAACCAACCTAATAAGAAAAAAGGTCGGGGAGCATCAAAGTTGAAAATTATTAGTGATCAAGACAAGCGCAAAGAGGTGGAGCGTAATGAGTTAGGACGGCCGATTGGAGATAATTCAGTTAAAGACGCTTTTTTTCTAGGTTGCATGATAAAAGAATTTGTACCATATTCATTGGATGGATGGAATGACATAGATGAAAAAGTGAAGGATAAGATGTGGAATTGTTTTCAG GAAAAGAGTGCAAGATTTAGAGCAATGAGGGAAAAACAAGACCACATTCACACAATGAGCCGGAGAGGTTATACTCGTTTGACTCACATTAtg AAACAAATACAAGAATGTCCACCTGAATCTCAAAACACAACTAACATTGCTGATGATGCAATTAGCCTTGTGTTTAGAAAGGAAGCTCGGGGTAGAGTGTGTGGGATGGGCTTTGGAGTTACACCATCAAAACTTGGAGCTTATGTACAGCAAAATGACACTGTTAAACAACTTCAAGATATGGTGCATAACCTTCAACAAGAAATGCAAGAAATGAAGTCCATGTTTTTACTAAGTATAAGACAAcaaaatcaacaagaacag GTTGCTAGTGGTGGAATTGGTAGCGGTATTGGGAATGAATTTGGTAGCAATAGTGATATCAATATTGGTGCAAAGAAAAGTTGTGATTTCGATAATGTTAAAAAACATCTTGCTACAGCTCAG TCAAATTTGAAGAATGTGAATTGTGGAGATATATGTGCTAATAGTAAATGTAAGTTGCTTCATTGGTCTGTTGATGGATTAGTTGTTGCAGAAGGTCGAATTGCATCTACAGATCCAAACACAAAAGTTCATCATGTTGTTTTTGGTGGATCTTGTTGGAAAATTTGGGTTGATAAGGTTTTGGTAGATAAAGTGGATCTAATTCGATCAAATGATGAAATGCAGTTTCTCGATGACGCAATAGGAAGCATGGTCGCGTGGTTATCTAAATTTGTAGTATTGTGCGATTTATATAGATTCTACAGATTTTTGTGGATTGAAAATTTAATCATTGATATTTTCTAG
- the LOC142549135 gene encoding uncharacterized protein LOC142549135 isoform X1, translating into MSKMGKKCSKASADEIQEHVASRLSGMNSNNSANSSQDLHDKEPIDDNQPNKKKGRGASKLKIISDQDKRKEVERNELGRPIGDNSVKDAFFLGCMIKEFVPYSLDGWNDIDEKVKDKMWNCFQMNYKVEDWEKKSIFQKLAKLWRDIKSKLQILIREANTSRVASRNLSLLKPEFMDQNQWDLFVKRTLSPTFQEKSARFRAMREKQDHIHTMSRRGYTRLTHIMKQIQECPPESQNTTNIADDAISLVFRKEARGRVCGMGFGVTPSKLGAYVQQNDTVKQLQDMVHNLQQEMQEMKSMFLLSIRQQNQQEQVASGGIGSGIGNEFGSNSDINIGAKKSCDFDNVKKHLATAQSNLKNVNCGDICANSKCKLLHWSVDGLVVAEGRIASTDPNTKVHHVVFGGSCWKIWVDKVLVDKVDLIRSNDEMQFLDDAIGSMVAWLSKFVVLCDLYRFYRFLWIENLIIDIF; encoded by the exons ATGAGTAAAATGGGCAAAAAATGTAGCAAAGCATCTGCAGATGAAATTCAa GAACACGTGGCTAGTAGATTATCAGGAATGAACTCTAACAATTCAGCTAATTCATCCCAAGATTTGCATGATAAAGAACCGATTGATGACAACCAACCTAATAAGAAAAAAGGTCGGGGAGCATCAAAGTTGAAAATTATTAGTGATCAAGACAAGCGCAAAGAGGTGGAGCGTAATGAGTTAGGACGGCCGATTGGAGATAATTCAGTTAAAGACGCTTTTTTTCTAGGTTGCATGATAAAAGAATTTGTACCATATTCATTGGATGGATGGAATGACATAGATGAAAAAGTGAAGGATAAGATGTGGAATTGTTTTCAG ATGAATTATAAAGTTGAGGattgggaaaaaaaatcaatttttcaaaAGTTAGCTAAACTGTGGCGCGATATAAAATCAAAACTGCAAATACTTATACGAGAAGCTAATACAAGTCGAGTGGCTTCACGAAATCTCAGTCTTTTGAAGCCCGAATTTATGGACCAAAATCAGTGGGACTTGTTTGTAAAGAGGACACTATCACCTACCTTTCAA GAAAAGAGTGCAAGATTTAGAGCAATGAGGGAAAAACAAGACCACATTCACACAATGAGCCGGAGAGGTTATACTCGTTTGACTCACATTAtg AAACAAATACAAGAATGTCCACCTGAATCTCAAAACACAACTAACATTGCTGATGATGCAATTAGCCTTGTGTTTAGAAAGGAAGCTCGGGGTAGAGTGTGTGGGATGGGCTTTGGAGTTACACCATCAAAACTTGGAGCTTATGTACAGCAAAATGACACTGTTAAACAACTTCAAGATATGGTGCATAACCTTCAACAAGAAATGCAAGAAATGAAGTCCATGTTTTTACTAAGTATAAGACAAcaaaatcaacaagaacag GTTGCTAGTGGTGGAATTGGTAGCGGTATTGGGAATGAATTTGGTAGCAATAGTGATATCAATATTGGTGCAAAGAAAAGTTGTGATTTCGATAATGTTAAAAAACATCTTGCTACAGCTCAG TCAAATTTGAAGAATGTGAATTGTGGAGATATATGTGCTAATAGTAAATGTAAGTTGCTTCATTGGTCTGTTGATGGATTAGTTGTTGCAGAAGGTCGAATTGCATCTACAGATCCAAACACAAAAGTTCATCATGTTGTTTTTGGTGGATCTTGTTGGAAAATTTGGGTTGATAAGGTTTTGGTAGATAAAGTGGATCTAATTCGATCAAATGATGAAATGCAGTTTCTCGATGACGCAATAGGAAGCATGGTCGCGTGGTTATCTAAATTTGTAGTATTGTGCGATTTATATAGATTCTACAGATTTTTGTGGATTGAAAATTTAATCATTGATATTTTCTAG